The Ignavibacteriales bacterium genome has a segment encoding these proteins:
- a CDS encoding UvrD-helicase domain-containing protein: MKILNQLNDKQLEAVEYNSGPHMIVAGAGSGKTRVLMTKIAYLIEEKGYDPSEILALTFTNKAAKEMKERIKSLIGKKAEHLWMGTFHSIFARMLRVESDKLNYKPNFSIYDREDSQSLVSNIMSNLNINLENLSSNGVQHKISFMKNQMMSPEEYLKHNATTPSDRKLGEIYAEYNQRLFENNAMDFDDLLLKPIELFEKNEKVLSKYKKMFKYILVDEYQDTNKAQYELLKLLSPLKDKVCVVGDDAQSIYSWRGAEIKNMLNFKKDFKGSKIFRLEQNYRSTKMILAAADSVIKNNTGQIQKTLWTQNNDGEELTVMRASDEKDEAFQISKRIKKEITTRKLSLNDIAIFYRINSQSRALEDALRREKIPYKIVGGVEFYRRKEVKDVLAYLRMLSNQNDEESLLRVMNFPQRGIGNTSISKMILFARKLNISLFTTMSRVFEVIEVKERIQKNVKQFKQLLDKYIDLKSKFSLGELTAALVDELGILKIYKEEGTQESLARYDNIQELVSAVQDYSKTNPNSSLDDFLSEVSLIAGVDQYDEKVNSVTLMTIHSAKGLEFPIVFITGCEEDIFPLSQKFDNESKLEEERRLFYVAVTRAKEKVFLSYARSRYRFGEVAYQSKSRFLDELDESTYEELNGAAGRKAGRKKKTFYDEFYQESYDEFDQERRSLRVGSRVTHSVFGMGKILQITGTGDMQRVAIAFEGVGTKQLLTKFANLKLV; this comes from the coding sequence ATGAAAATACTAAACCAACTTAACGACAAACAGCTAGAAGCTGTAGAATACAATTCCGGTCCGCATATGATAGTTGCCGGTGCCGGATCCGGTAAAACACGCGTTTTAATGACTAAAATCGCATATTTAATTGAAGAAAAAGGATACGACCCTTCAGAAATTTTAGCTCTTACTTTTACTAATAAAGCAGCAAAAGAGATGAAAGAGCGAATTAAGAGCTTGATTGGTAAAAAAGCCGAACATCTGTGGATGGGCACGTTTCATTCAATTTTTGCTCGAATGCTAAGAGTTGAATCAGATAAGCTTAATTACAAACCTAACTTTTCGATTTATGACCGTGAAGATTCACAGTCATTAGTTAGTAATATTATGTCCAATCTTAACATAAATTTAGAAAACCTTTCTTCAAATGGAGTTCAGCATAAAATTAGTTTTATGAAGAACCAGATGATGTCGCCGGAAGAATATTTGAAACACAATGCTACAACACCGTCAGATAGAAAATTAGGTGAGATTTATGCAGAATACAACCAACGGCTATTTGAAAATAACGCAATGGATTTTGATGATCTTCTTTTAAAACCGATTGAACTCTTTGAAAAAAACGAAAAGGTATTAAGTAAATACAAAAAAATGTTCAAGTATATTTTAGTTGATGAATATCAGGATACAAATAAAGCTCAATATGAATTATTAAAATTATTGAGCCCTCTAAAAGATAAAGTTTGTGTTGTTGGAGACGATGCACAGAGCATCTACAGCTGGCGCGGTGCAGAAATTAAAAATATGCTCAACTTCAAAAAGGATTTTAAAGGGTCTAAAATATTCCGTCTGGAACAGAATTACAGATCAACTAAAATGATTTTAGCCGCCGCGGATTCTGTAATTAAGAACAACACCGGACAGATTCAAAAAACACTATGGACGCAAAATAATGACGGCGAAGAACTAACCGTTATGAGAGCTTCCGATGAAAAAGACGAAGCATTTCAAATTTCTAAAAGAATCAAAAAAGAGATTACTACACGCAAACTTTCTTTAAATGATATTGCAATCTTTTATAGAATCAATTCACAGTCGCGTGCTTTGGAAGATGCATTACGCCGAGAAAAAATTCCGTACAAAATTGTCGGCGGTGTTGAATTCTACAGAAGAAAAGAAGTTAAAGATGTATTGGCTTACTTAAGAATGTTGTCAAATCAGAATGATGAAGAAAGTTTACTGCGCGTTATGAATTTCCCTCAGCGTGGGATCGGTAATACATCAATCTCAAAAATGATATTGTTTGCTCGTAAACTTAATATTTCTCTTTTTACTACAATGTCACGCGTTTTTGAAGTAATTGAAGTAAAAGAAAGAATTCAAAAAAATGTTAAGCAGTTCAAGCAATTACTCGATAAATACATTGATCTAAAAAGCAAATTTTCCCTTGGAGAGTTAACTGCGGCTCTTGTAGATGAACTTGGTATTTTGAAAATCTATAAAGAAGAAGGAACTCAAGAATCATTAGCACGGTACGACAATATTCAGGAATTGGTTTCTGCAGTTCAGGATTACAGTAAAACAAATCCGAATTCTTCTCTCGACGATTTTCTTTCTGAAGTTTCACTGATTGCCGGTGTTGACCAATATGATGAAAAAGTAAATTCTGTAACTCTGATGACAATACATAGCGCGAAGGGTCTTGAATTCCCGATCGTTTTCATTACCGGTTGCGAAGAAGATATCTTTCCTCTCAGTCAAAAATTTGATAATGAATCAAAGCTTGAAGAAGAGAGACGATTATTTTATGTCGCAGTTACGCGTGCAAAAGAAAAAGTATTTTTAAGTTATGCACGTTCACGTTACCGCTTTGGAGAAGTTGCATATCAAAGCAAATCAAGATTCCTTGATGAACTTGATGAATCAACTTATGAAGAATTAAACGGTGCGGCCGGAAGAAAAGCGGGAAGAAAAAAGAAAACTTTTTATGATGAGTTCTACCAGGAAAGTTACGATGAATTCGACCAGGAAAGACGCTCACTTCGAGTCGGAAGTCGTGTTACACATTCTGTTTTTGGAATGGGAAAAATATTACAAATTACAGGCACAGGCGATATGCAAAGAGTTGCGATTGCATTTGAAGGTGTGGGGACTAAACAACTTCTAACTAAATTTGCAAATTTAAAATTAGTTTAA
- a CDS encoding 6-phosphofructokinase — protein sequence MKLGVLTGGGDCPGLNAVIRAVVRKAIQFDYEVIGIREGWKGLLEKNFVELDRESVSGILHRGGTILGTSRTNVYKEKDGEERIINNMKESGIDALVAIGGEDTLGIAAKLFKAGVKVVGVPKTIDNDLFGTDYTFGFDTAVNIATDAIDRLHTTAESHNRVMVVEVMGRHAGWIAIHSGIAGGADIILIPERPFNIDEVCSVIMKRHSGKRNFSIVVVSEGAKLQTEETMDKDGSFILSSMKKDSFGHVRLGGIGNILADEIEKRTGFETRATVLGYIQRGGSPSAFDRVLGTRFGVFATELVNQEKWGMMAALRGNEIVAESLDVAVGQLKLVDAELFNVASTFFG from the coding sequence ATGAAACTTGGTGTTTTGACGGGCGGGGGAGATTGTCCGGGGTTGAATGCTGTTATTAGAGCAGTTGTTAGAAAAGCGATACAATTTGATTATGAAGTGATCGGGATTCGTGAAGGATGGAAAGGATTATTAGAGAAGAATTTTGTCGAGCTTGATAGAGAATCGGTTTCGGGAATTCTTCATAGAGGCGGAACTATTCTCGGTACATCTAGGACAAATGTTTACAAAGAAAAAGATGGTGAAGAAAGAATCATTAACAATATGAAAGAAAGCGGAATTGATGCTCTTGTTGCTATTGGCGGTGAAGATACATTAGGAATAGCAGCTAAATTATTCAAAGCCGGTGTTAAAGTAGTCGGAGTTCCCAAAACAATTGATAACGATTTATTTGGAACAGATTATACTTTTGGTTTTGATACCGCTGTTAATATCGCTACTGATGCAATTGATCGTCTTCATACAACAGCCGAATCACATAACCGCGTTATGGTGGTTGAGGTTATGGGACGGCATGCGGGTTGGATCGCGATTCATTCCGGTATCGCAGGTGGAGCGGATATTATCTTAATTCCTGAGAGACCTTTCAATATAGATGAAGTATGCAGTGTGATAATGAAGAGACATTCAGGTAAAAGAAATTTCAGTATTGTAGTTGTATCCGAAGGTGCAAAACTTCAAACAGAAGAGACAATGGATAAGGATGGATCTTTTATTCTAAGCAGTATGAAAAAAGATTCATTTGGTCATGTGCGTCTCGGTGGAATTGGAAATATTTTAGCTGATGAAATTGAGAAGCGGACCGGATTTGAAACTCGCGCTACAGTTCTTGGTTATATACAACGCGGTGGCAGTCCATCTGCTTTTGACCGTGTACTTGGAACCCGTTTTGGGGTATTTGCAACAGAACTTGTTAATCAAGAAAAGTGGGGAATGATGGCCGCATTAAGAGGAAATGAGATTGTTGCCGAAAGTTTAGATGTAGCTGTAGGTCAACTTAAACTTGTTGATGCAGAATTATTCAATGTAGCCAGTACTTTTTTTGGATGA